Proteins from one Salaquimonas pukyongi genomic window:
- a CDS encoding c-type cytochrome, whose protein sequence is MKRTLAALVLAVALGGAAFAHQGATGIVKQRMDAMTAMKDAMAVVGRMLKGESAFEPAKAGKAADAIAGHAIEMKTLFPDTPESRQAMSEATPLVWEEAQRFNDLADELAAAARQLSQVAHAGDEAVLSNRFRAVGKACSACHQDFRQKKN, encoded by the coding sequence TTGAAAAGGACACTGGCAGCACTTGTGCTTGCTGTTGCCCTCGGCGGGGCGGCTTTTGCCCACCAGGGCGCCACGGGGATTGTCAAGCAGCGCATGGACGCCATGACGGCCATGAAGGATGCGATGGCGGTTGTGGGGCGCATGTTGAAAGGTGAAAGCGCCTTCGAACCTGCCAAGGCAGGCAAGGCTGCAGACGCCATTGCCGGACATGCAATCGAGATGAAAACGCTGTTTCCCGATACGCCGGAAAGCCGGCAGGCAATGAGCGAAGCCACACCCCTGGTATGGGAAGAAGCGCAACGTTTTAACGACCTTGCCGATGAATTGGCAGCTGCTGCACGCCAGCTCTCACAGGTGGCGCATGCAGGCGATGAGGCTGTGCTGTCAAACCGGTTTCGGGCCGTGGGCAAGGCGTGTTCTGCCTGTCACCAGGATTTCCGGCAGAAAAAGAACTGA
- a CDS encoding c-type cytochrome, which yields MSAFDARKMVVAAAVIGVAAAGYWLTRPGGNETGGTGAPLVRVTVPELDGAAARGEAAFNGNCATCHGKNAAGNDGKGPPLVHVIYEPNHHSDGAFFHAAANGVRSHHWRFGNMPPVEGVSEDEVRDIVAYVRTLQRANGIH from the coding sequence ATGAGCGCATTTGATGCCCGTAAAATGGTTGTCGCTGCAGCAGTAATCGGTGTTGCAGCAGCAGGATACTGGCTGACCCGGCCGGGCGGAAACGAAACCGGCGGCACGGGGGCACCCCTTGTCAGGGTGACGGTGCCTGAGCTTGACGGTGCAGCAGCCCGGGGTGAGGCGGCCTTCAACGGCAATTGCGCAACCTGCCACGGCAAGAATGCTGCGGGTAATGACGGCAAGGGGCCACCGCTGGTGCATGTGATCTATGAACCGAACCATCACTCTGATGGCGCATTTTTCCATGCTGCTGCCAATGGCGTGCGGTCTCATCATTGGCGGTTTGGTAACATGCCGCCGGTAGAAGGTGTCAGCGAAGACGAGGTTCGCGACATCGTTGCCTATGTCCGCACCTTGCAGCGCGCCAACGGTATCCATTGA
- a CDS encoding phosphate/phosphite/phosphonate ABC transporter substrate-binding protein, whose translation MIAALPMYDWPEIRHHTERFWQVLRQMLADHGIGGAVPQNLSRAGDPHALWLDPGLLIGQTCGLPFVNELEGKVTLLGSPTYAIGCGPGNYRSVLIAGEGREDIDPFKTPSLRFAYNDPRSQSGLAAWLSGVLQAGGKLPKGLVPVRTGSHRASIQAVAEDSADLAAIDAVTFELARRLDPAARRVSVIGHTPETPGLPFIASATFSGRKDQLCCAIEDAIAELDEETSQALLITCFKRRGEEDYRPIAESWQAVKAAGLDKLFVA comes from the coding sequence ATGATTGCTGCTTTGCCGATGTATGACTGGCCGGAAATCCGCCATCATACAGAGCGCTTCTGGCAGGTGCTGCGGCAGATGCTGGCCGATCACGGCATCGGTGGGGCCGTACCGCAGAACCTGAGCCGTGCGGGCGATCCGCATGCGCTTTGGCTCGATCCGGGATTGCTGATCGGCCAGACCTGCGGGCTTCCCTTTGTGAACGAGCTTGAGGGAAAGGTAACGCTGCTCGGTTCGCCAACCTATGCGATTGGCTGTGGGCCGGGCAATTACCGCAGCGTTCTCATTGCAGGGGAAGGGCGGGAGGATATCGATCCCTTCAAGACGCCTTCCTTGCGGTTTGCCTATAATGATCCCCGTTCGCAATCGGGTCTGGCTGCCTGGCTTTCGGGAGTTCTGCAGGCAGGCGGCAAGCTGCCGAAAGGGCTTGTGCCGGTCAGAACCGGTTCGCACCGTGCTTCCATTCAGGCGGTGGCAGAAGACAGCGCCGATCTGGCGGCGATCGATGCGGTAACGTTTGAGCTGGCGCGGCGTCTTGATCCGGCAGCGCGCCGCGTTTCGGTGATTGGACACACACCCGAGACGCCGGGACTTCCCTTCATCGCTTCTGCCACCTTTTCCGGCCGGAAGGATCAATTGTGTTGCGCCATTGAGGATGCCATTGCCGAACTTGACGAGGAAACCAGCCAGGCGCTGCTGATTACCTGTTTCAAACGGCGCGGTGAAGAAGACTACAGACCGATCGCGGAAAGCTGGCAGGCCGTAAAGGCAGCAGGGCTCGACAAGCTGTTTGTAGCCTGA
- a CDS encoding ABC transporter ATP-binding protein, whose protein sequence is MSFLIGENMTGGYGGADILHNCTIGVEKGEIAVIVGPNGAGKSTAMKAVFGMLNLREGRVMMDGEEITALSPQARVYKGMGFVPQTSNVFTSMSVEENLEMGAFIRQDDISKTMHQVYDLFPVLKEKRHQPAGELSGGQRQQVAVGRALMTQPKVLMLDEPTAGVSPIVMDELFDRIIEIARTGIAILMVEQNAKQALNIADKGYVLVQGENRYTDTGEALMANPQVRKSFLGG, encoded by the coding sequence ATGAGTTTCCTGATCGGCGAGAACATGACCGGTGGCTATGGCGGGGCGGACATTCTCCACAACTGCACCATTGGTGTGGAAAAGGGCGAGATTGCCGTCATTGTCGGCCCCAATGGCGCCGGCAAGTCCACTGCCATGAAGGCCGTCTTCGGCATGCTGAACCTGCGAGAGGGCCGCGTGATGATGGATGGCGAGGAAATTACCGCCCTGTCCCCGCAGGCCCGCGTCTACAAGGGCATGGGCTTCGTTCCCCAGACCAGCAACGTCTTCACCTCCATGTCGGTGGAGGAAAACCTGGAAATGGGCGCTTTCATCCGGCAGGACGACATCTCCAAAACCATGCACCAGGTCTATGACCTGTTTCCCGTCTTGAAGGAAAAACGCCATCAGCCGGCAGGAGAACTCTCCGGCGGCCAGCGCCAGCAGGTTGCTGTCGGCCGTGCCCTCATGACACAGCCAAAAGTGCTGATGCTCGATGAGCCCACTGCCGGCGTTTCTCCCATCGTCATGGACGAGCTTTTCGACCGCATCATCGAGATCGCGCGTACCGGCATTGCGATCCTGATGGTTGAGCAGAACGCCAAACAGGCACTCAACATTGCCGACAAGGGCTATGTGCTGGTCCAGGGCGAAAACCGATATACCGATACCGGCGAGGCGCTGATGGCCAATCCGCAAGTCCGCAAATCGTTCCTGGGAGGGTGA
- a CDS encoding ABC transporter substrate-binding protein, protein MKKLLLALAASTMLAGSAIAAGHSPVKIGVILGFTGPIESLTPHMADGAELAMQEVSDSGMLLDGVKVESVRADSTCIDSAAAQAAAERLITSDKIAAIMGADCSGVTGAILANVARANGVVMISPSATSPALSTAEDDGLFFRTAPSDARQGEVLASILKDKGIKSVAVTYTNNDYGKGLSDAFISSFEGMGGSITINAPHEDGKGDYSAEVGALAQAGGDLLVVLGYSDQGGKGIIRGALDSGAFDTFAMGDGMYGDKLLEDIGEGMNGTIGSVPWSEGEGADAFVKLMKDAGKNPDSSFTRESYDAAALILLAMQKGGAATSEAAKAHVMDVANAPGEKILPGELGKALEILKNGGDVDYVGATNVELIGPGEAAGTYREYEVKEGKYETIKFR, encoded by the coding sequence ATGAAAAAGTTGCTATTGGCGCTCGCCGCCTCAACCATGCTGGCCGGCTCTGCGATTGCCGCCGGCCACTCACCCGTCAAGATCGGCGTGATCCTCGGCTTTACCGGACCGATCGAATCGCTGACACCACACATGGCCGATGGCGCAGAGCTTGCCATGCAGGAAGTTTCCGACAGCGGCATGTTGCTGGATGGCGTCAAGGTTGAATCGGTTCGCGCCGACTCCACCTGTATCGACTCCGCCGCCGCACAGGCTGCCGCAGAACGCCTGATCACTTCCGACAAGATTGCCGCCATCATGGGCGCAGACTGCTCGGGCGTGACCGGCGCAATTCTCGCCAACGTTGCCCGCGCCAACGGCGTGGTGATGATTTCACCGTCTGCCACCTCTCCGGCGCTTTCGACCGCAGAGGACGATGGCCTGTTCTTCCGCACCGCGCCGTCGGATGCCCGTCAGGGCGAAGTGCTGGCAAGCATTTTGAAAGACAAGGGCATCAAGTCCGTTGCTGTAACCTACACCAACAACGACTACGGCAAGGGCCTTTCCGATGCCTTCATTTCCAGCTTTGAGGGAATGGGCGGCAGCATCACCATCAACGCCCCGCATGAAGACGGCAAAGGCGACTATTCCGCTGAAGTCGGCGCACTGGCACAGGCCGGCGGCGACCTCCTCGTCGTGCTCGGCTATTCCGACCAGGGCGGCAAGGGCATCATTCGCGGCGCGCTGGACTCCGGTGCCTTCGATACCTTCGCAATGGGCGACGGCATGTATGGAGACAAGCTGCTGGAAGATATCGGCGAGGGCATGAATGGTACCATCGGTTCCGTTCCGTGGTCGGAAGGTGAAGGCGCCGACGCCTTCGTCAAGCTGATGAAAGACGCCGGCAAGAACCCGGATTCTTCCTTTACCCGTGAGTCCTACGATGCAGCCGCACTGATCCTGCTCGCAATGCAGAAGGGCGGCGCGGCAACCAGCGAAGCTGCCAAGGCTCACGTGATGGACGTTGCCAACGCACCGGGTGAGAAAATCCTGCCCGGCGAACTCGGCAAGGCGCTCGAAATCCTCAAGAATGGCGGCGATGTCGATTATGTCGGCGCCACCAATGTGGAACTGATCGGCCCCGGCGAGGCAGCCGGCACCTATCGCGAATACGAGGTCAAGGAAGGCAAGTACGAAACGATCAAGTTTCGTTAA
- a CDS encoding branched-chain amino acid ABC transporter permease, whose amino-acid sequence MESLLNAIVLLLNFLVFPALAYGSQLALGALGVTLIYGVLRFSNFGHGETMSFGAMACILFTWALQSWGVSLGPLPTALLALPAGIAVTAAVVLATDKLVYSYYRKQKAAPVIFLIASVGVMFVMNGIVRFIIGPDDRRFADGERFIFTAREFKEWSGLAEGLALRSTVLITVLTAVVVVAALFWFLNRTRTGKSMRAYSDNEDLALLSGIDPDRVVRIAWILTAALATIAGTLYGLDKSYKPFTFLQLLLPIFAAAIVGGVGNPVGAIAGGFVVAFSEIAVTFAYKKFLSYTLPPALVPDGLAQLLSTDYKFAVSFVILVVVLLVKPTGLFSGKTL is encoded by the coding sequence GTGGAAAGCCTTCTCAACGCAATCGTCCTGTTGCTCAACTTCCTGGTCTTTCCGGCGCTGGCCTATGGCAGCCAGCTGGCCCTTGGCGCGCTGGGCGTCACCCTGATTTACGGCGTGCTGCGCTTTTCCAATTTCGGCCATGGGGAAACCATGTCCTTTGGTGCCATGGCCTGCATCCTGTTCACCTGGGCACTGCAATCCTGGGGCGTCAGCCTCGGCCCGCTGCCCACAGCGCTGCTGGCGCTGCCTGCCGGCATTGCCGTTACTGCCGCCGTCGTCCTCGCAACCGACAAGCTGGTCTACAGCTACTATCGCAAGCAGAAGGCTGCCCCCGTCATCTTCCTGATTGCCTCTGTCGGCGTGATGTTCGTGATGAACGGTATTGTGCGCTTTATCATCGGGCCTGACGACCGCCGCTTTGCCGATGGCGAGCGCTTCATCTTCACTGCCCGCGAATTCAAGGAATGGTCGGGCCTTGCCGAGGGGCTTGCCCTGCGTTCGACAGTGCTGATCACCGTGCTGACCGCCGTCGTGGTCGTTGCAGCGCTGTTCTGGTTCTTGAACCGCACCCGCACCGGAAAATCCATGCGCGCCTATTCCGACAACGAGGATCTGGCATTGCTTTCCGGCATCGATCCCGACCGGGTGGTACGCATTGCCTGGATCCTCACTGCAGCGCTCGCCACCATTGCCGGAACCCTTTACGGCCTCGACAAGTCCTACAAGCCCTTCACCTTTCTGCAATTGCTGTTGCCGATCTTCGCGGCGGCAATTGTCGGCGGCGTCGGCAATCCGGTCGGCGCCATTGCCGGAGGCTTTGTGGTAGCCTTCTCCGAGATCGCCGTCACCTTTGCCTACAAGAAGTTCCTCTCCTACACCCTGCCGCCCGCCCTGGTGCCGGACGGGCTGGCACAGCTTTTGTCCACCGACTACAAGTTTGCCGTCTCCTTCGTCATCCTTGTTGTTGTGCTGCTTGTTAAACCGACAGGCCTGTTCAGCGGAAAAACCCTATGA
- a CDS encoding ABC transporter ATP-binding protein, with the protein MIRVENLFKQFGGIHAVDGVSLEIATGSITGLIGPNGAGKTTLFNVIAGVHKPTGGHVYLDGEEITGLEPHELFHKGLLRTFQIAHEFSTLTVRDNLMMVPPAQAGESLIDAWFRPGKVQRQEAEIRDRANDVIEFLEIGQVADELAGNLSGGQKKLLELGRTMMVDAKIVFLDEVGAGVNRTLLKTIGGAIKRLNKERGYTFCMIEHDMDFISDLCDPVIVMAEGRKLAEGPAAHIMENEEVIEAYLGRGLKNKPGAKKAAGGKKPAKRKSGRKRTA; encoded by the coding sequence TTGATCCGTGTAGAAAACCTCTTCAAGCAGTTTGGCGGCATTCATGCCGTGGACGGCGTATCCCTTGAGATCGCCACCGGCTCGATCACTGGCCTGATCGGCCCCAATGGCGCTGGCAAGACCACTCTGTTCAACGTCATTGCGGGGGTTCACAAGCCCACCGGCGGCCATGTCTATCTTGACGGTGAAGAGATCACCGGGCTCGAACCCCACGAACTCTTTCACAAGGGCTTGTTGCGCACCTTCCAGATTGCCCATGAATTCTCCACCCTGACCGTGCGCGACAATCTGATGATGGTCCCGCCCGCACAGGCCGGCGAAAGCCTGATCGATGCCTGGTTCCGGCCCGGCAAGGTGCAGCGGCAGGAAGCCGAAATTCGCGACCGCGCAAACGATGTCATCGAGTTTCTGGAAATTGGCCAAGTCGCCGACGAACTGGCCGGAAACCTTTCCGGCGGCCAGAAGAAACTGCTCGAGCTTGGCCGCACCATGATGGTCGATGCCAAAATCGTTTTCCTCGACGAGGTCGGCGCCGGCGTTAACCGCACCCTGCTTAAGACCATTGGCGGCGCCATCAAGCGCCTCAACAAGGAGCGCGGCTACACGTTCTGCATGATCGAACACGACATGGATTTCATCTCCGATCTCTGTGATCCGGTGATCGTAATGGCGGAAGGGCGCAAGCTTGCCGAAGGTCCTGCCGCCCACATCATGGAAAACGAGGAAGTGATCGAGGCTTATCTCGGCCGCGGCCTGAAGAACAAGCCCGGCGCCAAAAAGGCAGCCGGCGGCAAGAAACCGGCGAAAAGGAAATCCGGGAGGAAACGGACAGCATGA
- the cueR gene encoding Cu(I)-responsive transcriptional regulator: protein MNIGKASALSGLPPKTIRYYEDIGLVHPDRGENNYRDYSPKHISKLQFVQRARSLGFSIGECRQLLALYEDHNRASADVKAIASAKIEAIEQKIAELKAMQMTLAHLVEHCHGDDRPDCPILEDLAGEADIAGSRRFS, encoded by the coding sequence ATGAACATCGGAAAAGCCAGTGCGCTTAGTGGGCTGCCGCCAAAGACCATCCGTTATTATGAGGATATCGGCCTGGTGCACCCTGATCGCGGCGAGAACAATTATCGCGACTACTCCCCAAAACACATTTCAAAGCTGCAGTTTGTGCAGCGGGCGCGCAGCCTCGGTTTTTCGATCGGGGAGTGCCGGCAATTGCTGGCGCTGTATGAGGACCACAACCGGGCCAGTGCCGATGTGAAGGCGATTGCCAGCGCCAAGATCGAGGCGATTGAGCAGAAAATCGCTGAACTGAAGGCGATGCAGATGACGCTTGCCCATCTTGTGGAGCACTGTCATGGCGACGACCGGCCGGATTGCCCGATCCTGGAGGACCTTGCGGGGGAAGCCGACATTGCAGGGTCAAGGAGGTTCTCATGA
- a CDS encoding MBL fold metallo-hydrolase, whose product MTQYPVDMTVKPEVEAFFDPATNTISYVVKDPSSNSCAVIDSVMDIDYAAGRLTYENADAIIEYIKRRDLKPEWIIETHVHADHLSAAPYIQEKLGGKIGIGDQILVVQDTFGKIFNEGTEFQRDGSQFDALFKDGDTYTIGSMPAFVIYTPGHTPACMTHVMGNAAFVGDTLFMPDGGSARADFPGGDAGVLYDSIQKLLALPDDMRLFMCHDYGPNGRDIKWETSVGEEKAHNIHVGGGKSREDFIRFRTERDAQLDMPKLILPSLQVNMRAGNVPTDPDGKPMLKVPINRI is encoded by the coding sequence ATGACGCAATATCCTGTCGACATGACGGTCAAACCCGAGGTTGAGGCTTTTTTCGATCCGGCGACCAACACGATTTCCTATGTGGTGAAAGACCCTTCGAGCAATTCCTGTGCGGTGATCGATTCGGTGATGGATATCGACTATGCCGCTGGCCGGCTGACCTATGAAAATGCCGATGCGATCATTGAATATATCAAGCGGCGCGACCTCAAGCCGGAATGGATCATCGAGACCCATGTGCATGCCGACCATCTTTCGGCCGCCCCGTATATCCAGGAAAAGCTCGGCGGAAAAATCGGAATTGGCGACCAGATCCTGGTTGTCCAGGATACTTTCGGCAAAATTTTCAACGAAGGGACCGAGTTCCAGCGCGACGGTTCGCAGTTCGATGCCCTGTTCAAGGACGGTGATACCTACACCATCGGCAGCATGCCGGCCTTCGTCATCTATACGCCTGGCCACACGCCGGCCTGCATGACCCATGTCATGGGCAATGCGGCCTTTGTTGGCGACACGCTGTTCATGCCCGATGGAGGTTCGGCACGGGCCGATTTTCCGGGCGGCGATGCCGGCGTGCTCTATGACTCAATCCAGAAGCTTCTGGCGCTGCCGGACGATATGCGCCTGTTCATGTGCCACGATTACGGGCCGAACGGGCGCGATATCAAATGGGAAACCTCGGTGGGCGAGGAGAAGGCACACAACATTCACGTTGGGGGCGGCAAGAGCCGCGAGGATTTCATCCGCTTTCGCACCGAACGCGATGCGCAACTCGACATGCCCAAGCTGATCCTTCCTTCGCTGCAGGTCAACATGCGGGCGGGGAACGTGCCGACGGACCCCGACGGCAAGCCGATGCTCAAGGTGCCCATCAACCGGATCTGA
- a CDS encoding NAD(P)-dependent oxidoreductase produces the protein MESADREKHTIGLAGVGLMGLGIATNLVAKGWRLVFLDHPGNQKVNGLLGAGAQKAESGAGLAAQCDVILLCVTGSPQVEDILSRKDGILAGMKPDMVIIDCSTAIPSSTRRLAQLVAQKGGAFIDAPMTRTPKEAMEGRLNLICGGEEAVFAAMVPLLESFAENVTHVGGIGAGHTMKLLHNYVSLGFTAVLAEASASAQRAGIAPERFVEVLAKGGGNSVVLDRLSPYLVDGDVSGLKFSVANAGKDIGYYVQMADDLGAQKQAAEAILKLLEGEIEAGHGERMLPELVRLLNKP, from the coding sequence ATGGAAAGCGCAGACCGGGAAAAACATACCATCGGGCTTGCCGGTGTCGGATTGATGGGTCTGGGAATTGCCACCAATCTGGTGGCAAAGGGCTGGCGGCTGGTCTTTCTCGATCATCCCGGAAACCAGAAGGTGAACGGCCTGCTTGGGGCCGGCGCACAGAAGGCCGAGAGCGGCGCGGGACTTGCCGCTCAATGCGACGTCATCCTGCTGTGCGTTACCGGTTCGCCCCAGGTGGAGGATATCCTTTCCCGCAAGGACGGCATTCTGGCCGGGATGAAACCGGATATGGTGATCATCGATTGCTCCACTGCCATTCCCTCCTCAACACGCCGTCTGGCGCAATTGGTTGCACAAAAGGGCGGTGCCTTTATTGACGCGCCGATGACCCGCACGCCCAAGGAGGCCATGGAAGGCAGGCTCAACCTGATTTGCGGCGGCGAGGAAGCGGTGTTTGCCGCCATGGTGCCGCTGCTTGAAAGCTTTGCCGAAAACGTCACCCATGTGGGCGGCATTGGCGCCGGCCATACCATGAAGCTGTTGCACAATTACGTCTCGCTGGGATTTACCGCCGTGCTGGCGGAGGCTTCAGCCAGTGCGCAGCGTGCAGGCATTGCGCCCGAACGCTTCGTGGAAGTACTGGCAAAGGGCGGGGGAAACAGTGTCGTTCTCGACCGGCTCTCGCCCTATCTTGTTGACGGCGATGTTTCCGGCCTTAAATTCTCTGTTGCCAATGCGGGAAAGGATATCGGCTATTACGTGCAGATGGCAGATGACCTTGGCGCGCAGAAACAGGCTGCCGAAGCCATTTTGAAACTGCTTGAAGGTGAAATCGAAGCTGGCCACGGTGAGCGCATGTTGCCGGAACTGGTGCGGCTGCTCAACAAGCCTTGA
- the pobA gene encoding 4-hydroxybenzoate 3-monooxygenase: MRTQVAIVGGGPSGLLLSQLLHRKGVDTIVLERKTREYVLSRIRAGILETGFIDLMREAGVAERLDRECLIHDGTHIALDQDMFHVSFQESAGRSVVVYGQTELTRDLYEAREAADGKILYEIGDAQIHDANTDKPYLTFTSDGQPRRIDCDFIAGCDGFHGISRKTIPLEVRREYEKVYPFGWLGILSQTPPVDDELIYSCSQRGFALCSMRNQQLSRYYIQCALSDHPDDWSDAAFWDELKRRLPGEQAERLVTGPSIEKSIAPLRSFVTEPMQWGRLYLCGDAAHIVPPTGAKGLNTAASDVHYLYNALCEHYLEKSPEGLQAYSDKALARIWKAERFSWWMTMLLHRFPEQTEFDLRIQRSEIAFLKENESARKVFAENYAGLPY; this comes from the coding sequence ATGCGCACCCAGGTTGCTATTGTCGGCGGCGGCCCTTCTGGCCTGCTTTTGTCGCAACTCTTGCACCGCAAGGGCGTCGACACGATCGTTCTGGAGCGCAAGACCAGGGAATATGTGCTCTCGCGCATTCGCGCCGGCATTTTGGAAACCGGTTTCATCGACCTGATGCGCGAGGCGGGGGTGGCAGAACGCCTCGATCGGGAGTGCCTGATCCATGACGGCACCCACATCGCACTCGACCAGGACATGTTCCACGTCTCGTTTCAGGAAAGCGCCGGCAGATCCGTCGTCGTTTATGGCCAGACCGAGTTAACCCGCGATCTTTACGAGGCACGCGAGGCCGCAGACGGCAAAATCCTCTACGAGATCGGGGATGCTCAAATTCATGACGCAAACACCGACAAACCGTATCTGACCTTCACCAGCGATGGCCAGCCCAGGCGCATCGATTGCGACTTTATCGCCGGCTGTGACGGCTTTCACGGCATCAGCCGCAAAACGATACCGCTTGAAGTGCGCCGGGAATACGAGAAAGTCTATCCCTTTGGCTGGCTGGGCATTCTCTCGCAAACGCCGCCGGTGGACGATGAACTGATCTATTCCTGTTCTCAGCGCGGCTTTGCGCTTTGTTCCATGCGCAATCAGCAATTGAGCCGGTATTACATTCAGTGCGCCCTGTCCGATCATCCCGATGACTGGAGCGATGCCGCCTTCTGGGACGAGTTGAAGCGCCGCCTGCCCGGCGAACAGGCCGAGCGCCTTGTAACCGGCCCCTCGATCGAGAAATCGATAGCACCCCTTCGCTCATTCGTAACCGAGCCGATGCAATGGGGCCGACTGTATTTATGCGGCGATGCCGCCCATATTGTTCCCCCAACCGGCGCCAAGGGCCTCAACACGGCTGCCTCCGACGTCCACTACCTCTACAACGCCCTGTGCGAGCACTACCTTGAAAAGTCGCCGGAAGGCCTTCAGGCCTATTCGGACAAAGCGCTCGCACGGATCTGGAAAGCAGAACGCTTCAGCTGGTGGATGACGATGCTGCTGCACCGGTTTCCCGAGCAGACGGAATTCGATTTGCGCATCCAGCGTTCCGAAATTGCCTTTCTGAAAGAAAATGAATCAGCCCGCAAAGTCTTCGCCGAAAACTATGCCGGCCTGCCCTACTGA
- a CDS encoding branched-chain amino acid ABC transporter permease: MTETTRAYLSFAVMALLFLAVGFVQGWSLALAILNLCLISAIMSLGVNIQWGYAGLFNVGVMGFAAVGGLMAVLVSYPPVAEAWAAGGAGILVSGLLAAIIAAACYAAYRFMRKGQARMWTISAIILAGYFIIRIAYDPAVDAIESVNPAATGFLGGLGIPIIISWAIGGLAAAGIAWIIGKISLGLRSDYLAIATLGISEIIIAMLKNEDWLTRGVKNVIGLPRPVPYEVDLQQAEWFLNLSASLGMSPVDFSSIFVKLCYAILFTIVLLVILYLSEKALNSPWGRMMRAIRDNEISANAMGKDITRRHLQVFVLGSAVIGIAGAMLTTLDGQFTPASYQPLRFTFLIWVMVIVGGSGNNWGAVLGGFVIWFFWIEAEPIGIWLMDSLTAGMAPDNPLRLHLIDSAAHMRLIVMGLILLLVLRFSPRGLIPERTGQQYNQQQ; the protein is encoded by the coding sequence ATGACCGAGACCACGCGTGCCTATCTGTCATTCGCTGTCATGGCCCTGCTTTTCCTGGCGGTCGGCTTTGTGCAGGGCTGGTCCCTGGCCCTGGCGATCCTCAATCTGTGCCTGATCTCCGCCATCATGTCGCTCGGCGTCAACATCCAGTGGGGATATGCCGGCCTGTTCAATGTCGGTGTCATGGGCTTTGCCGCCGTCGGGGGCCTGATGGCAGTGCTCGTTTCCTATCCGCCGGTCGCCGAAGCCTGGGCTGCCGGGGGCGCCGGCATTCTGGTTTCCGGCCTGCTGGCCGCCATTATCGCCGCGGCCTGCTATGCGGCCTATCGTTTCATGCGCAAGGGCCAGGCCCGGATGTGGACCATATCCGCCATTATTCTGGCCGGCTATTTCATCATTCGCATTGCCTACGATCCCGCCGTCGACGCCATTGAATCCGTCAATCCGGCAGCGACGGGTTTTCTTGGCGGCCTTGGCATACCCATCATTATTTCCTGGGCAATTGGCGGCCTGGCAGCAGCCGGCATCGCCTGGATCATCGGCAAGATTTCACTGGGGCTTCGTTCCGACTATCTGGCGATTGCCACCCTGGGCATTTCCGAAATCATCATCGCCATGCTGAAGAACGAGGACTGGCTTACCAGAGGCGTTAAAAACGTCATCGGCCTTCCCCGCCCTGTCCCCTATGAAGTTGATCTGCAGCAGGCCGAATGGTTTCTTAACCTGTCTGCCAGCCTTGGCATGAGCCCGGTCGACTTCTCCTCGATTTTCGTCAAGCTCTGCTATGCAATTTTGTTCACCATCGTGTTGCTGGTCATTTTGTATCTTTCGGAGAAGGCGCTGAATTCGCCCTGGGGCCGGATGATGCGCGCCATTCGCGATAACGAGATTTCGGCCAATGCCATGGGCAAGGACATCACCCGCCGCCACCTGCAGGTCTTCGTGCTGGGTTCTGCCGTCATCGGCATTGCCGGTGCCATGCTGACGACGCTGGACGGCCAGTTCACGCCCGCTTCCTACCAGCCGCTGCGCTTTACCTTTCTTATCTGGGTAATGGTGATTGTTGGCGGCTCAGGCAACAATTGGGGCGCTGTGCTCGGCGGGTTTGTCATCTGGTTCTTCTGGATCGAGGCCGAGCCTATCGGCATCTGGCTGATGGACAGCCTGACCGCCGGCATGGCGCCCGACAATCCCCTGCGCCTGCATCTCATCGACAGCGCTGCACACATGCGCCTGATCGTCATGGGCCTGATTTTGCTGCTTGTGCTAAGGTTCTCACCACGCGGGCTGATTCCCGAACGCACCGGGCAGCAATACAATCAGCAGCAGTAA
- a CDS encoding Lrp/AsnC ligand binding domain-containing protein — MKCVFVQIRCKPGETYRVADELYKREVASELYSTSGDYDLLMKLYIEDGKDIGKFINDNVLDIPGISRSLTTLTFKAF, encoded by the coding sequence ATGAAATGCGTCTTTGTCCAGATCAGGTGCAAACCCGGCGAAACCTACCGGGTTGCCGACGAACTTTACAAGCGTGAGGTCGCTTCCGAACTCTATTCGACAAGCGGCGACTACGATCTGCTGATGAAACTCTACATCGAGGACGGCAAGGACATCGGCAAGTTCATCAACGACAACGTTCTGGACATTCCGGGCATCAGCCGCTCGCTGACCACGCTGACCTTCAAGGCATTCTAG